In Leishmania mexicana MHOM/GT/2001/U1103 complete genome, chromosome 34, one DNA window encodes the following:
- a CDS encoding U5 snRNA-associated splicing factor, with the protein MSASTPPGFEDDDDLVVVDPALLAEMEEEEQKESRKQQILTWQRMNTERYGFRAAYRAAVWEKDLMPPEFIRKVVKDNGDLGGKRFKSERKLCVGMLPYIPLALFKLLENMPMPWEEARYVTVVYHVGGVLTIVDDTPTVAEPLYVSQWGSMWTKMRANKVELLQEGGGFRRAVHKGDENEPPLDFADYLMDRVPPPPVLDDLDEEDNAGIVGWFYDPFPRLVAPNQIRGPRRPNGYYFTLDVMEVLYRNASPILPTLDDRNYFYLWDLKSFYAAKAMHLSIPRGPKFEAPPAIRVKQDEDDDWTEFNDLRRIIHRDNPRKPRFTMLTERQIAFPFLYGSVVNGVELAPYHYPATVRVENDDPELPCFTFHPSLNAIKAVEKNYTDVPRAQAALCSSTWHRAGGQNVENTADVPLELPDDFEPFLSSLPLEQPNTKTGLSLLFAPAPYNSFEGGMKRRIDVPLCDKWYQDPPDLLTTDDRDKILRSYTQLLKHHVKRSLQHTVRQRGSAAAAATAAEGAGTMDMSAMQEKRRLEKMAGMRYFSKTRMEWLEAALQVMRQGHNMLVQLINMKCLPYVHIDYNFEAKPTRTLTTKEIKKSRLGPAFHMIRELLGFMKRLIDMHVMYRLGSTDALQLADATQYLFSHVGVLTGVYRYKLRAMRQIKRSRDLKHMLYSKFNVGGVPSGPGNGFWGPAWRVWVFFMRGMTPLLQRYLSNLTDRVLHGRLQKGKMAGKKITRQRVEPDKDVNIKEAFRRELREMLPDNVKASVIVTMDQHMNEAFRHWRAGLPWSVPGLAKPLTDLVGKYVKLRSEEYIRTTQLQRRRIAEGDTVDKQAFMKNLGRLTRLKLMDEQRRQRRYMTGEGTAAIMGPAEATEIYRMMANWLNDRGFKKISFPDPSKTAELSLLQLSLNRLRDQHNIANRLTANQREEQARIEESFNAPHEALSRIVDALAHQRRFKNVEVEYMDNFSHLYPLYTVVPQEKMIDSFLDQYLWYKAMNVQRLFPNWVKPSDVEPLPQLVYKWCEGINNIPDIWDVSHDESVVLLHSNLEDAFYDNVDWNFFRPMLELIMDKSLVDYIVSRHDVVVEFKDMSYHHYKGLIRGFMFSSFLAQYWGLVMDVLLLGTQRSKEIAGTALKPNPFMSFFRDPYLAASHPIRAYCRYKNEVYIVVRYTKTEADEVRRRYLEETKSDPEMRAINASVYGFKNAKEWPRDARMRLFLSDVNLARAVLWEFRSRLPPSMATINDANSFASVYSKDNPNLLFEMAGFSVRLLPVVRTEADILESESMWSLRNHTSKDISCRAFLQVTKEHINMIRNKARRTVMMVGSSTFHSIAAKWNALITEIVPYYREAILGTEELQAILARAEHRMQARVMMALNSRAKSRFPPAMFYAPSDLGGLGMLSVGHSLIPAKDTIYSKTTSTGVQFFYAGLTNEEGIPIPNVLQYYTPWETEIKESEKAWLEFRTREREAKARGGRVSLDDIEDIIDKGIPRIRVRFSRHAPLFHFDTGFRARMEFQRYLAGKYLKNWWFHMEHDGNICGGVMERYRADMNNALGGVEAILEHSLFKGTGFPSWEGIEFDRSGGFENSKKDTKLAKQQRAGLSKVPNQRFALWWSPTINRSDIQAGFESKVETTGVFMCGKLETIKKSLIKIFSGSLWEKSHGAVVNDVASKLKDSLMDLGAASITLQQQHPQKSYTFTSSSADVILVSAARWSVSSKPTSLADEVGDVYQHSTTSKFWIDVQLRWGNYDSHNIAEYARKKFYEYSTARMYPFPAGVVVAIDLAYNCHSAFGYWIPGMKPFMSKLMPVIMKNNITLNTLRDRMKRDLGLFSSAPTEASLSDTNIAELFSSGMRTWIVDDSATYVTSEQPTPDGGKKFKSENGAVLVFEPVSGSLKMSVVHRSVFSGQKRRSKLAREKAAEEIASWLRSCPPSERPSKIIVTRSRFRQTLHNMLVLDYPNIIIGQSDLNLPLPMVLRHSRLVELRIAAMESKGWEFCIYDDWQQSLQFQPITCFNLLNLVLRGYHINLQRTRQILVPDLHVEVSASHFWPTYAARQEWEQVSIRLQEMIIADAARRMNVSPKDFTEKEKEGILLGKRMANVEIQQEEMKEIEAMRRTKLAETQTVNVVTSSGDVVKRKVKAAFDFGVTALNNNWRPRSLADAAFLDENTPITFDAAGATGASDQLIFSEDAIQKLLACCDVKVQCCAYMFGHALPDSPNIKEVLCVMIPPQFGTAVEARTPPRIPFDAAALQEANLSFLGLIRIGESEAQLTSHDLALQARALIANERMVPQGFVTAVLEMSEEGVMVRCYSTTADGIAWAQSEYERLLKRTPEATDPSFSSPCRGTLSSEARSFFLVPADRAWNYFFKGALWRENTEYDVVVDVPLPFFHALHRPDHFLNFTRIGDGAEVVDEADPNDVFGNEAGLAGE; encoded by the coding sequence ATGAGCGCGTCGACCCCTCCTGGATTTGAGGACGATGATGACTTGGTCGTTGTCGAcccggcgctgctcgcggagatggaagaggaggagcaaaAGGAGTCGAGGAAGCAGCAGATCCTTACATGGCAGCGCATGAACACGGAACGGTACGGGTTCCGCGCGGCGTACCGGGCGGCAGTGTGGGAGAAAGACTTGATGCCGCCAGAGTTCATCCGCAAGGTGGTGAAGGACAACGGTGACCTCGGCGGAAAGCGCTTCAAGTCGGAGCGCAAGCTGTGCGTGGGTATGCTGCCCTACATTCCACTGGCTCTGTTCAAGCTCCTGGAAAACATGCCAATGCCctgggaggaggcgcgctaCGTGACCGTAGTGTACCACGTCGGAGGCGTGCTCACCATCGTGGACGACACCCCCACAGTGGCGGAGCCGCTGTACGTGTCGCAGTGGGGCTCGATGTGGACGAAGATGCGCGCCAACAAGGTAGAGCTGCTTCAAGAAGGTGGCGGCTTCAGGCGCGCGGTGCACAAGGGAGACGAAAACGAGCCACCGCTGGACTTCGCCGACTACCTCATGGACCgcgtgccgcctccgccggtGCTCGACGATCTCGATGAGGAGGACAACGCCGGCATCGTGGGCTGGTTTTATGATCCTTTTCCGCGCCTGGTGGCTCCCAACCAGATTCGCGGCCCTCGGCGGCCAAATGGGTACTACTTCACCCTTGATGTGATGGAGGTGCTGTACCGCAACGCGTCACCCATTCTCCCGACGCTTGACGACCGGAACTACTTTTACCTGTGGGACCTCAAGTCCTTCTACGCTGCCAAAGCGATGCACCTGTCCATTCCACGCGGCCCGAAGTTCGAGGCCCCGCCTGCCATTCGCGTGAAgcaggacgaggacgacgactgGACGGAGTTCAACGACCTGCGTCGCATCATCCACCGCGACAATCCGCGCAAGCCACGCTTTACGATGCTGACGGAGCGGCAGATCGCCTTCCCTTTCCTGTATGGCTCAGTTGTGAACGGGGTCGAACTGGCGCCGTATCACTACCCAGCCACCGTGCGCGTCGAGAACGACGACCCCGAGCTACCGTGCTTTACTTTCCACCCCTCCCTGAACGCAATCAAAGCAGTGGAGAAGAATTACACAGACGtgccgcgcgcacaggcTGCGTTGTGCTCCTCTACCTGGCATCGCGCGGGCGGCCAGAATGTTGAGAACACCGCGGACGTGCCGTTAGAGCTGCCGGACGACTTTGAGCCGTTTTTGTCATCGCTCCCGCTGGAGCAGCCCAACACGAAGACGGGCCTGTCGCTGCTCTTTGCTCCGGCGCCCTACAACTCATTTGAGGGAGGCATGAAGCGGCGCATCGATGTGCCGCTGTGCGACAAGTGGTACCAGGACCCACCGGACCTGCTCACGACGGACGACCGAGACAAGATTCTGCGCAGCTATACCCAGCTTCTCAAGCACCACGTGAAGCGCTCTCTGCAGCACACTGTGCGCCAACGGggcagtgccgcagcggccgccacagcagctgaAGGGGCGGGGACGATGGACATGAGCGCGATGCAGGAGAAGCGCCGGCTGGAGAAGATGGCAGGCATGCGGTACTTTTCCAAGACGCGCATGGAGTGGCTAGAAGCGGCGTTGCAGGTGATGCGGCAGGGTCACAACATGCTTGTTCAGCTCATCAACATGAAGTGCCTGCCGTATGTGCACATCGACTACAACTTCGAGGCGAAGCCGACCCGCACGCTGACGACGAAGGAGATCAAGAAGAGCCGGCTCGGCCCCGCGTTTCACATGATCCGTGAGCTGCTAGGCTTCATGAAGCGGCTCATCGACATGCATGTGATGTATCGGTTAGGGTCCACGGACGCGCTGCAGTTGGCGGATGCTACCCAGTACCTCTTCTCCCACGTCGGCGTGCTGACGGGGGTGTACCGCTACAAGCTGCGGGCTATGCGACAGATCAAGAGGAGTCGTGACCTTAAGCACATGCTGTACAGCAAGTTTAACGTTGGTGGTGTGCCAAGTGGGCCTGGCAATGGTTTTTGGGGCCCGgcgtggcgtgtgtgggtATTCTTCATGCGCGGCAtgacaccgctgctgcagcgctacCTGAGCAATCTGACCGACCGCGTGCTGCACGGCCGTTTGCAGAAAGGGAAGATGGCGGGCAAGAAAATCACACGTCAACGGGTCGAGCCGGACAAGGACGTGAACATCAAGGAGGCGTTCCGCCGTGAGCTGCGAGAGATGCTGCCGGACAACGTGAAGGCTTCGGTCATTGTGACGATGGACCAGCACATGAACGAGGCGTTCCGGCACTGGCGCGCCGGCCTGCCGTGGAGCGTGCCTGGGCTCGCGAAGCCGCTGACAGACCTCGTCGGTAAGTACGTGAAGCTTCGCTCTGAGGAATACATCCGCacgacgcagctgcagcggcgtcgcatTGCTGAGGGCGATACTGTGGACAAGCAGGCCTTCATGAAAAACCTAGGGCGCTTGACGCGACTGAAGCTCATGgatgagcagcgccgccagcgtcgaTACATGACAGGGGAGGGCACCGCTGCGATTATGGGGCCCGCTGAGGCGACGGAGATTTATCGCATGATGGCGAACTGGCTCAATGACCGCGGCTTCAAGAAGATCTCTTTCCCAGATCCATCCAAGACGGCAgagctgtcgctgctgcagctttCCCTCAATCGACTGCGTGACCAGCACAACATCGCGAATCGCCTCACGGCGAACCAGCGTGAGGAGCAGGCCCGCATCGAGGAGTCCTTTAACGCGCCCCACGAGGCCCTGTCCCGCATCGTAGACGCCCTTGCacaccagcgccgcttcAAAAACGTCGAGGTGGAGTACATGGACAACTTTTCACACCTGTACCCGCTCTACACTGTCGTGCCGCAGGAGAAGATGATTGACTCCTTCCTCGACCAGTACCTCTGGTACAAGGCGATGAATGTGCAGCGTCTCTTTCCAAATTGGGTGAAGCCGTCCGATGtggagccgctgccacagCTGGTGTACAAGTGGTGCGAGGGCATCAACAACATCCCCGATATATGGGACGTGTCGCACGACGAGTCTGTGGTGCTGTTGCACAGCAACCTGGAGGACGCCTTCTACGACAACGTGGACTGGAACTTCTTCCGTCCGATGCTAGAGCTGATCATGGATAAGTCTCTCGTAGACTACATTGTGAGCCGGCACGACGTCGTGGTGGAGTTCAAGGACATGAGCTACCATCACTACAAGGGGCTTATCCGTGGCTTCATGTTTTCGTCATTCCTGGCGCAGTACTGGGGGCTCGTAAtggatgtgctgctgctcggcacgCAGCGAAGCAAGGAGATTGCCGGAACGGCGTTGAAGCCGAACCCCTTCATGTCCTTCTTCCGAGACCCATACCTCGCCGCGTCGCATCCGATTCGCGCGTACTGCCGGTACAAGAACGAGGTCTACATAGTGGTGCGTTACACCaagacggaggcggatgaggtgcggcgccgctaccTGGAGGAGACCAAGTCGGATCCGGAGATGCGTGCCATTAACGCATCCGTCTACGGGTTCAAGAACGCGAAGGAGTGGCCCCGCGACGCGCGGATGCGCCTTTTCCTGTCTGACGTAAACTTGGCGCGCGCGGTGCTGTGGGAGTTCCGCAGTcgcctgccgccgtcgatggCGACCATCAACGACGCAAACAGCTTTGCCAGCGTTTACTCCAAGGACAACCCCAACCTGCTCTTCGAAATGGCAGGCTTCTccgtgcggctgctgccagTGGTGCGGACCGAGGCGGATATTCTCGAGAGCGAGTCTATGTGGAGTCTGCGCAATCACACATCCAAGGACATCTCTTGCCGAGCCTTCTTGCAAGTGACGAAGGAGCATATCAACATGATCCGCAACAAGGCGCGCCGCACTGTGATGATGGTCGGCAGCTCCACCTTTCACAGCATCGCGGCCAAGTGGAACGCGCTGATTACGGAGATTGTGCCGTACTATCGCGAGGCGATTCTCGGgacggaggagctgcaggcgatCCTGGCGCGCGCGGAGCACCGCATGCAGGCGCGTGTGATGATGGCGCTGAACTCGCGCGCTAAGTCGCGCTTCCCACCGGCGATGTTCTACGCCCCGTCCGATCTTGGCGGCCTCGGCATGCTCTCGGTCGGGCACTCGCTGATCCCTGCGAAGGACACCATCTACTCGAAGACGACCAGCACCGGCGTCCAGTTCTTCTACGCCGGCCTCACCAACGAGGAGGGCATCCCGATCCCCAACGTGCTGCAGTATTACACGCCGTGGGAAACGGAAATcaaggagagcgagaaggcaTGGCTGGAATTCCGCACCCGCGAGCGTGAGGCCAAggcgcgtggcggccgcgtgTCGCTGGACGACATTGAGGACATCATCGACAAGGGTATCCCGCGCATCCGCGTGCGCTTCTCGCGACACGCGCCGCTCTTCCACTTCGACACCGGCTTCCGGGCCCGCATGGAGTTCCAGCGATACCTGGCCGGCAAGTACTTGAAGAACTGGTGGTTTCACATGGAGCACGACGGCAAcatctgcggcggcgtgatgGAGCGCTACCGCGCTGATATGAACAACGCTCTCGGTGGAGTGGAGGCGATTTTGGAGCACAGTCTCTTCAAAGGGACGGGATTTCCGTCGTGGGAGGGCATCGAGTTTGACCGCTCCGGCGGCTTTGAAAACTCGAAGAAGGATACAAAACTTgcaaagcagcagcgggccgGTCTGAGCAAGGTGCCGAACCAGCGGTTCGCGCTTTGGTGGAGTCCTACGATCAACCGCTCCGACATCCAGGCCGGCTTCGAGTCGAAGGTGGAGACGACGGGTGTCTTCATGTGCGGTAAGCTGGAGACCATCAAGAAGTCGCTCATCAAGATCTTTAGCGGCTCTCTCTGGGAGAAGtcgcacggcgccgtcgtgaaCGATGTGGCGAGCAAGCTGAAGGACAGCCTCATGGACCTCGGCGCAGCCTCCATAAcgctgcaacagcagcacccacAGAAGTCCTACACCTTCACGAGCTCATCTGCCGATGTCATCTTGGTGAGCGCGGCGCGCTGGTCGGTGTCGTCGAAGCCGACCAGTCTCGCCGACGAGGTCGGCGACGTGTACCAGCACAGCACCACCTCGAAGTTCTGGATCgatgtgcagctgcggtgggGAAACTACGACAGCCACAACATTGCCGAGTACGCGAGAAAGAAGTTCTACGAGTACTCGACGGCGCGGATGTATCCGTTTCCTGCCGGCGTTGTCGTTGCGATCGACCTGGCCTACAACTGCCACAGCGCGTTTGGCTACTGGATACCTGGCATGAAGCCGTTCATGAGTAAGCTGATGCCCGTCATTATGAAGAACAACATCACCCTCAACACGCTGCGCGACCGCATGAAGCGAGACCTGGGACTCTTCAGCTCTGCCCCGACGGAGGCGAGCCTGTCCGACACAAACATCGCTGAACTGTTTTCCAGCGGGATGCGCACGTGGATTGTAGACGACAGCGCCACGTATGTGACGAGCGAGCAGCCGACCCCGGACGGCGGCAAGAAGTTCAAGTCCGAGAATGGCGCGGTGCTCGTCTTTGAGCCCGTCTCCGGCTCTTTGAAGATGAGCGTGGTGCACCGGAGCGTCTTTTCCGGGCAGAAGCGCCGCTCGAAGCTGGCGCGCGAGAAGGCAGCGGAGGAAATTGCGTCGTGGCTACGTAGCTGCCCGCCTAGCGAGCGTCCGAGCAAGATCATCGTCACCCGCTCCCGCTTCCGCCAGACGCTGCATAACATGCTGGTGCTAGACTACCCGAACATCATCATTGGCCAAAGCGACTTGaacctgccgctgccgatggtGCTGCGTCACAGCCGCCTCGTCGAGCTGCGCATTGCGGCGATGGAAAGCAAAGGGTGGGAGTTCTGCATCTACGACGACTGGCAGCAGAGTCTGCAGTTCCAACCGATCACGTGCTTCAACCTACTGAACCTGGTTCTGCGTGGCTACCATATAAAcctgcagcgcacacggCAGATTCTCGTGCCTGACCTGCACGTCGAGGTGAGCGCGTCTCACTTCTGGCCCACGTACGCGGCCCGTCAGGAATGGGAGCAGGTGTCCATCCGTCTGCAGGAGATGATtatcgccgacgccgcgcgtCGCATGAACGTGAGCCCGAAGGACTTCacggaaaaggagaaggagggcaTTTTGCTAGGCAAGAGAATGGCGAATGTGGAGATTcagcaggaggagatgaagGAGATCGAGGCCATGCGGCGCACAAAGTTGGCAGAGACACAGACGGTCAACGTTGTcacgagcagcggcgacgtcgtaAAGCGCAAGGTGAAGGCCGCCTTCGACTTTGGAGTGACTGCGTTGAACAACAACTGGCGTCCCCGCTCCTTGGCCGATGCCGCCTTTCTTGACGAGAACACCCCCATCAccttcgacgccgccggcgccaccgggGCAAGCGACCAGCTCATCTTCTCTGAGGACGCGATTCAGAAGCTGCTGGCGTGCTGCGACGTCAAGGTTCAGTGCTGCGCGTACATGTTTGGCCATGCACTGCCCGACTCGCCAAATATAAAGGAGGTGCTGTGTGTCATGATCCCGCCGCAGTTTGGGACGGCCGTCGAGGCCcgcacgccaccacgcaTTCCGTTTGACGCGGCAGCACTGCAGGAGGCGAACCTGTCCTTCTTGGGACTCATAAGGATtggcgagagcgaggcgcagctgacCTCGCACGACCTCGCCCTCCAGGCGCGTGCGCTCATCGCGAACGAGAGGATGGTGCCTCAAGGGTTTGTGACTGCCGTCCTGGAGAtgtcggaggagggggtgatGGTGCGGTGTTacagcaccaccgcggaCGGCATTGCATGGGCGCAGAGTGAGTACGAGCGGTTGCTAAAGAGGACTCCGGAGGCGACGGACCCATCCTTTTCCTCTCCGTGCCGCGGCACCCTTTCCTCAGAGGCGCGCAGCTTCTTCCTGGTACCGGCGGATCGGGCCTGGAACTACTTTTTCAAGGGGGCGCTGTGGCGCGAGAACACCGAGtacgacgtcgtcgtcgacgtgcCGTTGCCCTTCTTCCACGCACTGCACCGCCCAGATCACTTTCTTAACTTCACTCGCAtcggtgacggcgccgagGTGGTGGATGAGGCGGACCCAAACGACGTGTTCGGCAACGAGGCCGGGCTGGCAGGTGAGTGA
- a CDS encoding protein kinase A catalytic subunit isoform 2, translating into MLVSVEPKPEVAGTVHAPLRPRRTSVRGASPIIPTPSRLVHAASPRTWSSSLKPKVGCTFERPDTSSWKLSDFELKNTLGTGSFGRVRIAHRKGTEEYYAIKCLRKREIIKMKQQQHVAQEKGILMEVCHPFIVNMMCSFQDEKKVYFVLEFVMGGEMFTHLRTAGRFPNDVAKFYHAELVLAFEYLHSLDVIYRDLKPENLLLDNKGHVKVTDFGFAKKVPDRTFTLCGTPVYLAPEVIQSKGHGKAVDWWTMGVLLYEFIAGYPPFYDDTPFRIYEKILAGRLKFPNWFDGRARDLVKALLQTDHTKRLGSLKGGLADVKNHPYFHGVNWSKLYARYYPAPIPVRVKSPGDTSNFEKHPDSPVDRTPALTSAQQAEFKGF; encoded by the coding sequence ATGCTAGTGAGTGTGGAGCCGAAACCTGAGGTGGCTGGCACAGTCCACGCACCCCTTCGGCCCAGGAGGACGAGTGTACGCGGTGCGTCTCCCATTATCCCCACTCCGTCCAGATTGGTGCATGCTGCGTCCCCTAGGACGTGGTCCTCCTCTTTGAAACCCAAGGTCGGGTGCACCTTTGAGAGGCCGGACACCTCCAGCTGGAAACTCTCGGACTTCGAATTGAAAAACACGCTCGGCACCGGCTCCTTCGGCCGCGTGCGCATCGCTCACCGCAAGGGCACGGAGGAGTACTACGCGATCAAGTGCCTGAGAAAGCGTGAGATCATCAAgatgaagcagcagcagcacgttgCGCAGGAAAAGGGGATCCTAATGGAGGTGTGTCACCCGTTCATCGTGAACATGATGTGCTCCTTCCAGGACGAGAAGAAGGTGTACTTTGTGCTGGAGTTCGTGATGGGCGGCGAGATGTTCACGCACCTGCGCACTGCTGGGCGGTTCCCGAATGACGTTGCGAAGTTCTACCACGCGGAGCTGGTGCTTGCGTTCGAGTACCTGCACTCGCTGGACGTGATCTACCGCGATCTGAAGCCGGAGAATCTGCTGCTGGACAACAAGGGGCACGTGAAGGTGACGGACTTTGGGTTTGCGAAGAAGGTGCCGGACCGGACGTTCACGCTGTGCGGGACACCGGTGTATCTTGCGCCGGAGGTGATCCAGAGCAAGGGCCACGGGAAGGCGGTGGACTGGTGGACGATGGGCGTGCTGCTGTACGAATTCATTGCTGGATACCCGCCGTTCTACGATGACACGCCGTTCCGGATTTACGAGAAGATCCTTGCTGGGCGGCTGAAGTTCCCGAACTGGTTTGACGGCCGCGCTCGCGACCTTgtgaaggcgctgctgcagacaGACCATACGAAGCGCCTGGGGTCGCTGAAAGGCGGGCTAGCGGATGTGAAGAACCACCCGTACTTCCACGGCGTGAACTGGAGCAAGCTGTACGCCCGCTACTACCCCGCGCCGATCCCTGTGCGGGTGAAGAGCCCTGGCGACACGAGCAACTTCGAAAAGCACCCGGACAGCCCGGTCGACCGCACGCCTGCGCTGAcgtcggcgcagcaggcCGAATTCAAGGGGTTCTaa